The Methylacidimicrobium sp. B4 genome contains a region encoding:
- a CDS encoding phage holin family protein codes for MTEAQQRGGVTGSGQKLLTLLLRLLALRLELFSVELQAEIERLLRLLLWLGAGVFLGALSILWIGIALLSLTWNDPTARIATVGTLGAFCLGATIFVGRRVWKRIQALGTPFAETIRELGKDVAWLHNRARK; via the coding sequence ATGACGGAAGCGCAGCAGCGCGGCGGGGTCACTGGCTCGGGGCAGAAGCTGCTCACGCTCCTGCTACGGCTGCTCGCGCTCCGCTTGGAGCTCTTTTCCGTGGAGCTGCAAGCGGAAATCGAGCGGTTGCTCCGCCTGCTGCTCTGGCTGGGTGCCGGGGTTTTCCTAGGCGCCCTTTCGATTCTCTGGATCGGGATTGCCCTGCTCTCTTTGACCTGGAACGATCCGACGGCTCGAATCGCCACGGTGGGGACATTGGGGGCGTTCTGCCTGGGTGCCACGATCTTCGTGGGAAGGCGAGTATGGAAGCGGATCCAGGCGCTTGGCACGCCCTTTGCCGAGACCATACGCGAGCTGGGGAAGGACGTCGCGTGGCTGCACAATCGCGCCAGGAAATAA
- a CDS encoding MotA/TolQ/ExbB proton channel family protein, translated as MIYQLFLKGGPIMWPILLLSVTTVAVLFERFLFLLTEARRRDLPLVRKIFELVEHGRIAQALAVGEKSKDPVIHVLVEGMRHKDGSVSDALLEAANSQLDRYNKGLVVLDTAVTLGPLLGLLGTVTGMMRAFSIVGGGELAGKQAAITGGVAESLIAVSFGLTVAIVAIVPLNFFSSRMENMRRQMEAASTKLEMLLLRFEGRSSVEAEELEAPVAGNPQGN; from the coding sequence ATGATTTATCAACTTTTCCTCAAAGGCGGCCCGATCATGTGGCCGATTCTCCTCTTGTCGGTTACGACCGTGGCGGTGCTCTTCGAGCGCTTTCTCTTCCTTCTGACGGAAGCGCGTCGGAGAGATCTCCCTCTCGTGCGGAAGATCTTCGAGCTGGTCGAGCATGGTCGCATCGCTCAGGCGCTGGCCGTCGGGGAGAAATCGAAGGATCCGGTGATCCACGTGCTCGTGGAAGGGATGCGTCACAAGGACGGGTCGGTCTCGGACGCCTTGCTGGAGGCGGCCAACTCCCAGCTCGATCGCTACAACAAGGGGCTCGTCGTGCTGGACACCGCGGTGACCCTGGGGCCGCTGCTCGGCCTTCTCGGTACGGTCACGGGAATGATGCGCGCATTCAGCATCGTCGGAGGTGGGGAGCTCGCAGGCAAGCAGGCGGCGATCACCGGGGGTGTCGCCGAGTCGTTGATCGCGGTGAGCTTCGGTCTCACCGTGGCGATCGTGGCGATCGTGCCCCTTAACTTCTTCAGCTCCCGCATGGAGAACATGCGCCGGCAGATGGAAGCGGCTTCCACCAAGCTGGAGATGCTCCTGCTGCGCTTTGAGGGTCGCTCTTCGGTCGAGGCGGAGGAGCTGGAGGCGCCGGTCGCCGGAAATCCGCAAGGAAATTGA
- a CDS encoding YqjD family protein — protein sequence MNEVVTRQKLLNDVREVMHDAEILVKESAGNLGERARDVQERLTARISSLREYLGEREDRLADRAVGGVQDVDRIVRDHPYQAVGVGVVFGVLLGALLSRR from the coding sequence ATGAACGAAGTTGTCACTAGGCAGAAGCTTCTTAACGATGTGCGCGAGGTGATGCACGACGCGGAGATCCTCGTGAAGGAATCGGCGGGCAACCTCGGAGAAAGGGCTCGCGACGTGCAGGAGCGCCTGACCGCCCGGATCAGCTCGTTGCGCGAGTACCTGGGTGAGCGGGAGGACCGCTTGGCGGACCGTGCGGTGGGAGGAGTGCAAGACGTCGATCGGATCGTCCGCGATCACCCCTACCAGGCGGTCGGTGTGGGGGTGGTCTTCGGCGTCCTGCTCGGAGCGCTCTTGAGCCGCCGATAG
- a CDS encoding biopolymer transporter ExbD, producing the protein MRVSAPRRHRPRLEIIPFIDVMFFLLATFMMVSLAMVKNAGVAVQLPKAQTSGSEERKEQEVTLTVTDKGEVYFDHDKVSTAELPGKLAALKAEVGSEKAKVFLNSDRKATFDNVVGVLDEIRKQGITRIAIQTEKREKAP; encoded by the coding sequence ATGCGAGTCTCCGCCCCCCGCCGCCATCGCCCGCGTCTTGAGATCATCCCGTTCATCGACGTGATGTTCTTCCTGTTAGCCACCTTCATGATGGTCTCCTTGGCCATGGTGAAAAACGCCGGGGTGGCCGTGCAGCTTCCCAAGGCCCAGACGTCTGGGAGCGAGGAGCGAAAAGAACAGGAGGTTACCCTCACGGTCACCGACAAGGGCGAGGTCTATTTCGACCACGACAAGGTCTCCACGGCCGAGCTTCCGGGGAAGCTTGCCGCCCTGAAGGCCGAGGTCGGTTCGGAGAAGGCCAAGGTCTTCCTCAACAGTGATCGGAAGGCGACTTTCGATAACGTTGTGGGCGTGCTCGACGAAATCCGCAAGCAAGGGATCACGCGGATTGCGATTCAGACCGAGAAGCGCGAAAAGGCACCTTAG